TGATACCGAGCTGATCTCTTAACGCTTAAAGaatattgattgattaaatttttaaataggGGAAACCAAGCAATACTTTGTATTTACAGCTAACGGACAGATATTTTATCGCGGTACAAACAGTTACACCCATTTCCAGTAATTAGTAAATCGACGCGTTCACTGACAGTGAGTGTTCATTACCGCGCCAAAATACTGGGGTGTCAAGAATTGCAAATGGCGTCGCATGATTCCCGCCATGTTAGAACTGTTACGATAGAGAACTGTCCCGTAGTTCCCGCGTGTTTAACTCTGCCGCGCCTAAGTGCCTATCAACGAActgaaataacaataacaactaGATGAATGATCGCAAAGAGTTTAATACGCGATTAATAGGTGTTATAAGTTTAAACGCTTAAGATAAGCGGTAGTTGATGTGCAGCTCAGGCTTGATGTCGTACACCAGATTGAGAATGTCCTTGATCACCTggaaacgataaaaaataagttaagttGGTACTTATTACTTTTGCAACAGTAGATGTCACAGCTATTGAgaaatgtttttacaatttatttgatcATGACACATGGCAGTGTGTCAAGCCAAGTTAGAATTCATGAACAGCACCTGGTCAATACAATTACTGTTCATGGGttactgataaaataaaacatcctgtgccaattttaaaatgtacaaaGTAACTTACTGCTTCTTGCTGCTGTTGCACCATTGTGTTCATCTCTTCGATCTTCACCTTGGTTTCTGCCTCGATCTTGTTGGCAACACCCTCTCGGGTGCCCATGtgctacacaaaaaaatataaattaatacataaaatcgtaaatagaaaaaaatatgagaagaGGCTTAAAAATCTAAAGAATAAAGTAAGATTAGGTATATGCGAAATTTGTcatgaaattatataatacaGAACCAATATCTCAGCAACTGTCAAATCTGTCACCAAAGTGAGAGATAACAGCTGTTTTATGATTGATAACTGAAACTTCACCATCTGTAATGTTAGTAGTAAACTCCTATCaaactgataaaatatgaatacatcTTCACTTAGCAACACACAAAAATATCACCCAAACCAAAAACTAGACTTGGCTTTCTTGTTGCCAAGTTATGTACAATTTCTATTagcataatatgtaatatttgaCATGAAGATTAGAGAGAATGTTAGAATGGAgttgtatttaagtaatatagTAACCTTGGCCTCAAATTCTTTGAACTGCCTCTCGCGCTCCTGTCTGTACTTTTCTACCTCATCTTGAGCCTCCTCCTTGGCCTGCTTTAGGCGTTTCGCTTTCCCtgtaattgagaaaaaaaaaacatataacttGAGCTCAGTTATTCAATCAAAGACTTTATTACTATGGGAGTAAGGTTCATATTGGGGAAAGTTGAAGGCTCTCTTCAGTAAGTTATGTACTATTATGATCATAAAAGAAACAGCTGATTGGCCTTCAAAAGTAAGCATTATCTCATTCATTTTGATCAACTATCAGTAACATATTTTACTTGTGAGTCAGAatactataaaacaatatagtATCTGGAAATTATTCAATCTGTTTTCAAAGTTAACAgcttcttaaatttatttttaagttacaaaactATTCTAATACTACAAAGACATGGTTATCTTCAATTGAATGTAGTAGGAAACTGTATGAGATCCTTTGAGCTGGGTAAATGTTCTGaagataaaaagtattttgtgtcTTAGAAACCTTTCTGCTAAGTACTCATAACTTATAAGCACTTCACACAtcttatttaagtacttatacaCTAGTACTTATACAActggtatattattatagacaACTTAAGAGatacataaagaaaaacagtataataaGTCATTTAAGACTGTGGAAACTTTGTAAATTCCCATCATGTGACTTATCTAGGTTTAGAACAACAATGTTCAGACTTAATTACTTCATCACCATTAGTAAATAAGAAAGGGTGATGAAGCCTTACATAAGATGCAATTGATTAATTTCTAGGCCAGAGATGAAGGTAACAAATGAACAATAAGAACATTTCCTGTAGTATGTAGTCATAAGCATCCTTGATATAATAGTGAGTAAAATGGTAGAAAACGTATGTGGTATAGCCTTATCTAGTTTATCTTAGTAAAGGCTTTTCGTATTATAGAATTATGCGTGTCCAGaacaaaaagatttaatatCTCATCGTAATGAGATAAATTGGAGCTAACTAGGAAAATCATTATCCTAAGATGGCAACTGAATTCTGGTGTCTACCCATAGAGTGATAATCAAATGGATGTCTCGCAATAATCATGTGATCTGAATAAAAtctaattgaaatataaattcatagtcaatttatatatttcaacgaAATTACTTATTAGGAAGACCAAAACAGCAAGGAAATAAGAGTAAATGGACGGATCTAAGTACTTCTGCAATGGAAAGGTACAAACAAGGCTAATTTGTAACATAcgtagtattttataaataacttacgCTTCCTCGCCTCTGAAACCTTTTCGGCAGCACGCTTTTCAGCTGCCAACAGTTGTTGGATTCCCTGTGTCTGGCTCGCCATGTCTGATACACACAAAACTAAGTCGAGCTAGAACCAAGACCGAGACACAAATCAATAGGCGCAGTAGACGGTCGTCACGAAAGTCATATGATTATTTTAGTACCACCATGTTGTCACGATTGGCGCTGTCAGCGGCTCGtgcttttgtatttttgcgtgaaacagaACAGATTTTGGTGCTGATTAAGTACTGCAGTTCTTGAATGCCTTAAAATCTCCAATTCATATTTTCCTGTATATTGTAATTGTTGTcgacatacattttttaaaactaaaatttaaaatacaaagaaaaataatatatttgcataaaatgaaACGTTCATGACGTGTTAGTAAATTGCAAAAAGATTTAGTGCCATAAAGACGTCGCTAGATGGTGCTGTAGAGTTTTGCTTTGTTTGCAAGTGTTTTTGCTATGGCTATagcgttatttttatattttctacaatccgatgttttaattaaattaccaaaatatttcaAGGTATTCTATacgattttttgaaaaatttgaataaatctcagattatttttgtatatggCAGTAGCATTTATAGATTTAGCGCGTAAAATCAAAATGGAACCGCATGTAGACAAACTTTATAAAGTACGTTACTATTAGAATAAGGCTCAGTTATgagttcttattttaaatgaaatcgaGCATTATAGTTAAACTTAAACGtgtaaatgataaaacaataaaaaatgtattcaaaatgaaaaaaatatgtcgtCACTAGTGACAAAATGGGGGATTTGTTGACGCTGTAACCGTTAGCTCTATCTCTTTTTACAAGGTACGATTGTACGAAACAAAAAACCATGTCCGCGTACGTACGAACATGAATAGATGTCGGCTATTAATGGCTTAGAACCATACATTGACGATTCTGCTGATTTCGTAAACTTCGTGACTTTCGTAGAAGCGGCAATGGatattgaattataaaagttattaaaagaagtAGCGCTTTGGTACAGAGCCCGCTCCCCGCGTCGTAACGTCACTGTTTTCTTTATCATTTCGGAGGCAAACTTAACGTAGTATGGCCGTCGTCTGGAAGTATTCACAGTTTTACTTCCACAAAGAATACGCGATAAACATTGCGCAGAGCGAATTAAGaaagacttttttaaataaattctttacgCGAGTGAGATAAACATTGACGGACAAGTGTTAAACCGCGAAATTGAATAACGCAAAACAAGTCGACCtcattttaaagctatttttatagttttctactAAATTTGACAAAATGTGGTTAGTTAGCCAGCCTAATTCCGTGATCCTGGAAGTCAAAGTGGACCCAAATTCAATTGGACAGGACTGCCTCGAAAAGGTAAGAAGTCATGTTTTTATAcaacatattttatgattttatacaatttttctaattctttttttcattgttaataaTTTGGAATGTAAACAATAAGGCTGCTAACCTTTTTTACATAGTTTTATGGCTAGTTAATTGGGATTTAACTatgaaattcaatacaaatttgaataaacagAACGCGGTACGAACACGTTACGTTGTTTTTCAATAAcgaatgtataattatattagttagtgccttttattttatatgcCTGTCTATCTTCAAGCTATTACATCAGTTTccaaaatcaattattatgttttaatagaaacaaaagCATTGTTCGAGACGTTCGCTGGACGGCAACGTCGGTGTTTACCTTGCGGACTTTGGACCCGACAATGGCATTCTACACGTTTTACCTTCGTGATAGCTAATGCGCTATAGCTAAATGCAGTAaccgtattattattatatttcgtcGAGGAGAAGACGATGTTAGCGTGGTCATGGTTTATTATTGTTAGTTTGAATTACGTgatgttcttatttttaaaatctattgtttttgttgttgtgcCACAACTTCAGTGCAATTTCAAAGCGACCGGTACTGGCCTGTTTCCAGCCAATCCTTTGTATGCGTTCAGAATTTAGGACAATCTTATGAATATTTTCGTGATTCAACATTCGCCAAGGAAATCTGCAAAGTTCAAATACTGCAACTATTCATAGCAACAGCTCTGGTCAGACTTATTACATTCAAGTAATGATTGCACAATCCAAATTTATGGTTGAAGCAAACtacatttattgtaaatagGTACACCTAACTCAGGTCAAAATCTGGCAATAGactcaatttaaacaaaaacctctttaacagttaatgttaaaaaaaatgttgcaatGGGTAGGCAATACTCATATATAGGAAATTCATAATGTGTGCAATTAGCGCATATAGGTAACAAGTTAAATTACCTATTTAGTGACACATTGTCAGCTAGTTAAGTACCTAGGCTCCATAACATTGTATAAGTGCTACATATTCACTTAACACTGTACCTATGTATTAGGAAACATACATACCTACTGACTTTGACTATATTCGtatgtttttgtgttaagtTCCTTGTACATTGTGTAACTATAGGCAAAATGACATCATTCTCCAAAGCTGCCAAAGACAtcgaataaaataagttttaacttaattaacaatattgtttttgatataagTACCTGTACATTTTCTCAAAATACGTACTAAATACATGACCTACAATCTACACCTGAAATATAGAATCATAGCTCAATATAAATCTCGACTACTCTcgatttagtttatttacatcactcttataataaaaagatagatgaatctatttaaaataccaaCCTACTTGTAAATTAAACCAGATTAAGACTACAAGATAAAGGCGATAATCTCAAAAGCTACCAACTTCGTATccaaagtaattacaaaagtttattaCACATCCTTGATAAGTAAGGATGACGCCATCGTTACGTGCAATATCCGTTGCTTTAGCTTTCAAAACCCATAGCCCCGAAGATAAGAAATTCAAAACAACATCCAAATGATGTTTGCTTGGTTACAACAGTTACAAGTGAATCAACGGACATCTCCAAACAAATGAAGGAGTCGTTACACGACTACACGTTCACGCGGTTCCACCGGTGATTGTCGCTCGGGTCCAAAGTCCACCGCTCATACAACAGCTGTGAACTCTCTACCGCGCCGGCGCACGTGCACACAGCGTGATTTAGGCCTGAAACACAATTTTCAACCTTCTATCTAGAGAAATACGTTACATTTTTCAGTATAGCTCCAAAGATTTTCACGTGACGAATTTGATTCTGCTGCCTGTATAGTTGAATTTAATCTGTGAACCTTTGGACCGTCAATGTAAGGGGTATGTGTGGGTATAATTGTCTAGGAAcgttaataactaaaaaataatgtagCTAAACTTATATTCAAAtgtgtaataatatgtaaactTACTAAAATAGCTGCAGGAAGTAGATAAACCAATGAGTAATGAAAGTTATAATTACAGttactaaaatacattatacgTGAATCACAATTTTAccacagtaattaataattaacttctAAACTTACTATTTCATTTACAACAAACATCAATCAATGAAAAGTGGTATTTATTCCTTTATGGTTAAGGTCCTAAACGGTCTCAAAGTCAGGAGAATCATTGAGTTCAAACTccagtttatatttaaactctGCATCACCACGTGGCCGGTAACTATATTACTCACTTACGCAGTAAAGAGGTTAATATGATCGTCTGGTATAAA
This genomic window from Trichoplusia ni isolate ovarian cell line Hi5 chromosome 5 unlocalized genomic scaffold, tn1 tig00001252_group4, whole genome shotgun sequence contains:
- the LOC113506207 gene encoding V-type proton ATPase subunit G; this translates as MASQTQGIQQLLAAEKRAAEKVSEARKRKAKRLKQAKEEAQDEVEKYRQERERQFKEFEAKHMGTREGVANKIEAETKVKIEEMNTMVQQQQEAVIKDILNLVYDIKPELHINYRLS